Proteins encoded together in one Bacteroides ovatus window:
- a CDS encoding glycan-binding surface protein, whose product MKITDKILTNLCLSTLLLFSLFSVFSCSDDDDDVRIYSVWSNMLAEEARQITSVYTGTWIRVDGSGFSGLQAIYCNGLQVTEYNSTYMSDSHLTFKVPSSVPMAHEIEDESVKNTLRVVTSHGEGVYRFIFKDVNKMPGITDVSYTLPHPGDHITLIGKYLNGASAVYFPGNDGNEVQVPYIDGTGDMVVSEDGTRITVKVPDGVGERSGSLRVEMAELGENYYTPNYMFYDKAMFVHDHEGTTALNYGVSGSVISPQKCAYYSINAADAPQVPAGARAYIFSIPETAPATLPVVSDNNSPFGYFRFNTGMQLQYLIDNSDGEWARETDARKAALQADIYMNHDWSTGVVGWRMNKNGGKGNGESAWNVASWTNNKPYAFNGSWKTLTFEIHTKYANLGEAIDAWSASGVHSLFTILNFDVLSAGLTMKEGADFRMFITNLRLVPYVTPEE is encoded by the coding sequence ATGAAGATAACAGATAAGATATTAACGAATTTGTGTTTGAGCACTTTATTGCTGTTCTCGTTGTTTAGCGTATTTTCTTGTTCTGACGACGACGATGATGTCCGCATATACAGTGTGTGGAGCAATATGCTTGCTGAAGAAGCCAGACAGATAACCTCTGTTTATACCGGAACCTGGATTCGGGTGGACGGTAGTGGCTTTAGTGGTTTGCAAGCTATTTATTGCAACGGTTTGCAGGTGACGGAATACAACTCTACTTACATGAGTGACTCCCATCTCACGTTTAAAGTACCCTCCAGTGTTCCGATGGCACATGAGATAGAAGATGAATCAGTGAAAAATACCCTTAGGGTGGTGACTTCCCACGGTGAAGGAGTATACCGTTTCATCTTTAAAGATGTGAACAAGATGCCCGGCATTACAGACGTGTCATACACGTTGCCCCATCCGGGCGATCACATCACCCTTATAGGGAAGTACCTCAATGGTGCATCAGCCGTTTACTTTCCAGGCAATGACGGCAATGAAGTGCAGGTTCCCTATATCGATGGCACCGGAGATATGGTAGTGTCCGAAGATGGAACGCGGATAACTGTCAAGGTGCCTGATGGAGTGGGCGAACGGAGTGGTTCCCTCCGGGTGGAGATGGCAGAATTGGGTGAGAACTATTACACTCCCAATTATATGTTTTACGACAAAGCAATGTTTGTGCACGATCATGAAGGAACCACAGCTTTGAACTATGGTGTGTCCGGAAGTGTCATCTCTCCACAGAAATGCGCCTATTACTCAATCAACGCGGCAGATGCGCCGCAAGTACCCGCAGGTGCCAGAGCCTATATCTTCAGTATACCCGAAACTGCTCCGGCCACTCTTCCGGTGGTGAGCGATAATAATTCGCCTTTCGGTTATTTCCGTTTCAATACCGGAATGCAATTACAGTATCTGATAGACAACAGTGACGGAGAATGGGCCAGAGAAACGGATGCTCGCAAGGCGGCTTTGCAGGCGGACATCTATATGAATCATGATTGGAGCACCGGCGTGGTAGGCTGGCGCATGAACAAGAATGGAGGAAAGGGTAATGGTGAAAGTGCGTGGAATGTGGCTTCGTGGACTAACAATAAGCCATACGCATTTAACGGCAGCTGGAAGACGCTTACTTTCGAGATACATACCAAGTATGCCAACTTGGGCGAGGCGATTGATGCTTGGAGTGCGAGCGGTGTGCACTCACTGTTCACTATCCTCAACTTCGATGTCCTGTCGGCCGGATTGACAATGAAAGAGGGAGCGGATTTCCGTATGTTCATCACTAACTTGCGTTTGGTTCCCTATGTGACTCCGGAAGAATAA
- a CDS encoding RagB/SusD family nutrient uptake outer membrane protein: MKKNIILSVVCGMVAMASLTSCNDFLQVSATNQKEMDKSFTTYDELRLATAYLYMKPWFGFHSTRLFAMGDARGNNIYGDNNNETGYAPYCLFTDKPNTPGLADAWNSLYIVVTQADYIINDYAPQGRQHFSEAQANACEGEARFMRAAAYYYLASYWHDVPIMENPIAHTEAFNMAPTRFEDVIRYGIRDLEYAAEWLPLADADGRVTRYSALGLLARYYVTLAAYARGGHCTQATMDYYEASGSHDLADILYDLAKEAAGEVILAQNRYGLMEEYEEIFRVQNNNCKEVLFALQPLQGVDSYGMGNSNGSGLCSYTELLNGLSAYNSSYVSYDCLRMLINSGGRSRLRGNVLCPGEFYDYIGTHLVDGGWAAGYKGGQKAAGLETNRKVAFKKQVVGSAEDTNNIAIAGNSGFCTPMLRLAEVYLLYVEACMGTSDELTDRDALKYYDDVRKRGYKMEIESGELTYYDTNYLTRNDLLREFRVEFFMEGLWWPTLVRRSLYDTKWVTDFINNELVIMTEGDEGEQVRSDEWDSNRWYAYYYTINKNTLQAAFSSDSPRQSDGAKLAVRATHTPLAEGDYVHSNTSDDNVWAFSYPEVESTRDPLLNTAPVAYDFNK, encoded by the coding sequence ATGAAAAAGAATATTATATTATCAGTGGTTTGTGGAATGGTCGCGATGGCAAGCCTCACTTCCTGCAATGACTTCTTGCAAGTAAGTGCCACCAACCAAAAAGAAATGGACAAATCCTTTACTACTTATGACGAGCTGCGTTTGGCAACAGCTTATCTTTATATGAAACCTTGGTTTGGTTTTCACAGTACCCGTCTGTTTGCGATGGGAGATGCACGCGGAAACAATATCTATGGTGACAACAACAACGAGACAGGTTATGCTCCTTATTGCCTCTTTACCGACAAACCCAATACACCCGGACTTGCCGATGCGTGGAATTCACTTTACATTGTTGTTACGCAGGCAGACTACATCATTAACGATTATGCACCACAGGGACGCCAACATTTCAGTGAAGCACAAGCGAATGCTTGCGAGGGAGAAGCACGTTTCATGCGGGCGGCGGCTTATTACTATTTGGCTTCTTACTGGCACGATGTGCCCATTATGGAGAATCCAATTGCTCATACGGAAGCTTTCAATATGGCTCCCACACGCTTCGAGGATGTGATTCGCTACGGTATCCGCGACTTGGAGTACGCTGCGGAGTGGTTGCCGCTTGCCGACGCGGACGGTCGTGTGACTCGCTATTCGGCTTTGGGACTACTGGCACGCTATTATGTAACGCTGGCAGCGTATGCGCGTGGCGGACACTGTACACAGGCTACTATGGATTATTATGAAGCCAGCGGTTCTCACGACTTGGCTGACATTCTTTATGATTTGGCCAAGGAGGCTGCCGGAGAAGTGATTCTTGCTCAGAACAGATATGGATTGATGGAAGAATATGAAGAAATTTTCCGGGTACAGAACAATAATTGCAAAGAGGTATTGTTTGCTTTGCAACCGCTGCAAGGTGTCGACTCCTACGGAATGGGTAACAGCAACGGAAGCGGTTTGTGCTCTTACACAGAATTGCTGAACGGTTTGAGTGCCTATAACTCCTCTTATGTATCTTACGACTGCCTGCGTATGCTGATTAATTCCGGCGGACGTTCCCGTCTGCGTGGTAATGTGCTTTGTCCGGGAGAGTTCTATGACTATATCGGTACACATTTGGTGGATGGTGGTTGGGCTGCCGGATATAAAGGCGGACAGAAAGCTGCCGGATTAGAAACGAACAGAAAAGTTGCCTTCAAGAAACAGGTAGTGGGTAGTGCTGAAGACACGAATAATATCGCTATTGCCGGGAACTCCGGTTTCTGCACACCGATGTTGCGCCTTGCAGAAGTGTACTTGTTGTATGTGGAGGCTTGCATGGGCACCAGTGATGAGCTGACCGACCGGGATGCCTTGAAATATTATGACGATGTCCGGAAACGCGGCTACAAGATGGAGATAGAGAGTGGCGAACTGACCTACTATGACACCAACTATCTCACCCGTAATGATTTGTTGAGAGAGTTTCGTGTAGAGTTCTTTATGGAAGGCCTTTGGTGGCCTACGCTGGTACGCCGTTCGCTTTACGACACAAAGTGGGTGACCGATTTTATCAATAACGAGTTGGTTATTATGACCGAAGGTGATGAAGGAGAACAGGTACGCAGTGACGAATGGGACAGCAACAGATGGTATGCTTACTATTATACGATAAACAAGAACACTCTTCAGGCGGCATTCAGTTCTGACAGTCCCCGCCAGTCCGACGGAGCCAAACTGGCGGTACGAGCTACTCATACTCCGTTGGCGGAAGGAGATTACGTACATTCGAATACCTCTGATGATAATGTATGGGCATTTTCTTATCCGGAAGTGGAAAGTACCCGTGACCCGTTATTAAATACAGCACCTGTTGCTTATGATTTTAACAAATAA